A region of Streptomyces sp. WMMC500 DNA encodes the following proteins:
- a CDS encoding ABC transporter permease gives MGALDAQLVPAVDGVAYGLLLFVVAAGLSLAFGTAGVLNLAHGTLYAVGAYTGAELSDGTWGGLALGLVAGTVAACAAGALLSAATAPLARRGHLDQALLTFGLALIGGNLLVEGFGADEMPVRIPDALDTSVDLLGHRYPAYRLGFIVMALVLAAAGTWVLTRTRAGAAVRAAADDPEMLATTGLSPRVVHTGVLAAAGALAGAAGVLGAPIIGPGPSTGDTVLMLSLVVVVLGGLRSLWATLVAAIGVGEVQTLGVSVAPDWAPYLLFAAMAAVLILRSGRGLAEPHGPEHDADPPPDPAERLRRRLARVPWPWRGVLTARRAKAASAAAAGTGPGRAAAAARAAAPLAVLIAVLAFLPLTLDAYALSLAGYALALGLLAVSVTVVTGYAGLPTLGQTAPFAVGAYTTAKLAENDWTVGPVQVVVSAAVAAAFCVVTGPAVIRARGTTVLMITLAVGELTAIAIGQWKSVTGGTDGLAGFPSTQAFWGGEPLFEELAIYQYAAVVVVFVVAVALVLLRSPAGKLLTGSREAEERMRASGHPVTRYLLVAYVGAGALAGAGGSLLIAVQSYVSPADVGFEIAALALLAAVIGGITSVIGALLGAGLIVYTRDWLASSWPGHGPLLLGVLFVAAVYLLPRGIAGLVSGAPRTAAADGEDAGTGGGGSAAGRLPAPRRPGDAETPEPAQAGAQARLRKGTT, from the coding sequence ATGGGGGCCCTCGATGCCCAGCTCGTGCCGGCGGTCGACGGCGTCGCCTACGGGCTGCTGCTGTTCGTCGTCGCCGCCGGCCTGAGCCTGGCGTTCGGCACCGCCGGCGTGCTCAACCTGGCGCACGGCACGCTGTACGCGGTCGGCGCCTACACCGGCGCCGAGCTCAGCGACGGCACCTGGGGCGGCCTCGCCCTGGGCCTCGTCGCCGGCACCGTGGCCGCCTGCGCGGCGGGCGCGCTGCTGTCGGCGGCGACGGCGCCGCTCGCCCGCCGCGGGCATCTGGACCAGGCGCTGCTGACGTTCGGGCTCGCGCTGATCGGCGGCAACCTGCTCGTGGAGGGGTTCGGCGCGGACGAGATGCCGGTACGCATCCCGGACGCGCTGGACACCTCCGTCGACCTCCTCGGCCACCGCTACCCCGCCTACCGGCTCGGGTTCATCGTCATGGCCCTCGTCCTCGCCGCGGCCGGCACCTGGGTGCTCACCCGCACCCGCGCGGGCGCCGCCGTGCGGGCCGCGGCCGACGACCCCGAGATGCTGGCCACCACGGGGCTCAGCCCCCGGGTCGTGCACACCGGCGTGCTCGCCGCGGCGGGAGCGCTGGCCGGTGCCGCCGGCGTGCTGGGCGCGCCGATCATCGGCCCCGGGCCGAGCACCGGCGACACCGTGCTGATGCTCTCCCTCGTGGTCGTCGTCCTCGGCGGGCTCCGATCCCTGTGGGCGACGCTGGTGGCCGCCATCGGCGTCGGCGAGGTGCAGACGCTCGGGGTCTCGGTCGCCCCGGACTGGGCCCCGTACCTGCTCTTCGCCGCCATGGCCGCGGTGCTGATCCTGCGCTCCGGGCGCGGGCTCGCCGAGCCGCACGGCCCGGAGCACGACGCCGATCCGCCGCCCGATCCTGCGGAACGGCTGCGCCGCAGGCTGGCGCGGGTGCCCTGGCCGTGGCGCGGGGTGCTGACGGCGCGCCGGGCGAAGGCCGCGTCCGCGGCCGCCGCCGGGACCGGCCCCGGGCGGGCCGCCGCGGCGGCGCGCGCCGCCGCCCCGCTGGCCGTCCTGATCGCCGTGCTGGCGTTCCTGCCGCTGACGCTCGACGCCTACGCCCTCTCGCTCGCCGGCTACGCCCTGGCCCTCGGCCTGCTCGCGGTCAGCGTCACCGTGGTCACCGGGTACGCCGGGCTGCCCACGCTGGGGCAGACCGCGCCGTTCGCCGTCGGCGCGTACACCACCGCCAAACTCGCCGAGAACGACTGGACGGTCGGGCCCGTGCAGGTGGTGGTCTCCGCCGCCGTCGCCGCCGCGTTCTGCGTGGTGACGGGCCCGGCGGTGATCCGCGCCCGCGGCACCACCGTGCTCATGATCACGCTCGCGGTCGGCGAGCTGACGGCCATCGCCATCGGCCAGTGGAAGTCCGTGACCGGCGGCACCGACGGCCTCGCCGGGTTCCCCTCCACGCAGGCGTTCTGGGGCGGCGAACCGCTCTTCGAGGAGCTGGCGATCTACCAGTACGCGGCGGTCGTCGTCGTCTTCGTCGTCGCGGTGGCACTGGTTCTGCTGCGCTCGCCGGCCGGCAAGCTGCTGACCGGCTCGCGGGAGGCGGAGGAGCGGATGCGCGCCTCGGGCCACCCCGTGACCCGCTACCTGCTGGTGGCGTACGTCGGCGCGGGCGCCCTCGCGGGCGCGGGCGGCTCGCTGCTCATCGCCGTGCAGAGCTACGTCTCGCCGGCCGACGTCGGCTTCGAGATCGCCGCGCTCGCGCTGCTCGCGGCCGTCATCGGCGGCATCACCTCGGTGATCGGCGCTCTGCTGGGCGCGGGGCTCATCGTCTACACCCGCGACTGGCTGGCCAGTTCGTGGCCGGGCCACGGGCCGCTGCTCCTCGGCGTGCTGTTCGTCGCGGCGGTCTACCTGCTGCCGCGCGGGATCGCCGGGCTGGTGTCCGGGGCACCCCGCACGGCCGCCGCGGACGGCGAGGACGCCGGCACCGGTGGTGGCGGCAGCGCGGCCGGTCGGTTGCCCGCGCCGCGCAGGCCGGGCGACGCGGAAACGCCGGAACCGGCTCAGGCGGGCGCGCAGGCCCGGCTACGGAAGGGGACGACGTGA
- a CDS encoding ATP-binding cassette domain-containing protein → MTASAAVSAAASAPALELAGLTRRFGSLTAVDEVSLDLPAGARHALIGPNGAGKTTLLNLIAGTERPDQGSLTFLGRDVTRTAPARRSRLGVARSFQQPTAIPDLTVLDNVLLASWRHHPERRGAWRRAARRGRLADAAAERLADVGLAGVADRPAGSLSHGQRRLLDLAAALVARPRLLLLDEPAAGLTDRDVVRLLDVLGALDDDIAVLLVEHNTEVVARLARTVTVLVTGRVLASGPVREVFDLPEVRSAYLDAATTADAPAAGGMPGAADAHDTGAKR, encoded by the coding sequence GTGACCGCATCCGCCGCGGTATCCGCCGCAGCATCCGCCCCGGCCCTCGAACTCGCCGGCCTCACCCGCCGCTTCGGCAGCCTCACCGCGGTCGACGAGGTCTCCCTCGACCTGCCCGCCGGCGCCCGGCACGCGCTCATCGGGCCGAACGGCGCCGGCAAGACCACCCTGCTCAACCTCATCGCCGGCACTGAGCGTCCCGACCAGGGCTCCCTCACCTTCCTGGGCCGGGACGTCACCCGCACCGCACCCGCGCGGCGCAGCCGCCTCGGCGTCGCCCGCAGCTTCCAGCAGCCCACGGCCATCCCGGACCTGACCGTCCTGGACAACGTGCTGCTCGCCTCCTGGCGGCACCACCCCGAGCGCCGCGGCGCCTGGCGGCGGGCCGCGCGCCGGGGCCGGCTGGCCGACGCCGCCGCGGAGCGGCTCGCGGACGTCGGCCTCGCCGGGGTGGCGGACCGGCCCGCCGGCTCGCTGTCCCACGGGCAGCGCCGGCTGCTCGACCTCGCCGCCGCGCTCGTGGCCCGGCCGCGCCTGCTGCTGCTCGACGAGCCCGCCGCCGGGCTCACCGACCGGGACGTGGTCCGGCTCCTCGACGTGCTCGGCGCGCTGGACGACGACATCGCCGTGCTGCTCGTGGAGCACAACACCGAGGTGGTCGCGCGGCTGGCCCGTACGGTCACGGTGCTGGTGACCGGGCGGGTGCTGGCCTCCGGGCCGGTACGGGAGGTCTTCGACCTGCCCGAGGTGCGCAGCGCGTATCTGGACGCCGCCACCACGGCGGACGCCCCGGCCGCCGGCGGCATGCCCGGTGCCGCCGACGCCCACGACACCGGCGCGAAGAGGTGA
- a CDS encoding TetR/AcrR family transcriptional regulator has product MPESSPQPATRRTGGRSARVRAAVLQATVDVVLECGADALSIAEVAQRAGVHETSIYRRWGTKSALALDAVLDRTRTDLPTPDTGTLRGDLLALLHGTAAFVRTPLGGLLLRMAVQEDLAEYEAARDQFWTTRFAVGATVLDRAESRGELRPGVDRRLAFEALMGPLHTRLLLTREPLDDAFLQGTVDLLLAGIGT; this is encoded by the coding sequence ATGCCGGAGAGCAGCCCCCAGCCAGCCACCCGCAGAACGGGCGGCCGCAGCGCCCGCGTACGCGCCGCCGTGCTCCAGGCGACGGTGGACGTCGTCCTGGAGTGCGGCGCCGACGCGCTGTCGATCGCCGAGGTCGCCCAGCGCGCCGGCGTCCACGAGACGTCGATCTACCGCCGCTGGGGCACGAAGTCGGCCCTCGCCCTCGACGCGGTCCTCGACCGCACCCGCACCGACCTGCCCACCCCCGACACCGGCACCCTCCGCGGCGACCTCCTCGCCCTCCTCCACGGCACCGCCGCGTTCGTCCGCACCCCGCTGGGCGGGCTGCTGCTGCGGATGGCGGTGCAGGAGGACCTCGCGGAGTACGAGGCGGCCCGCGACCAGTTCTGGACCACCCGCTTCGCGGTCGGCGCGACCGTCCTGGACCGCGCCGAGTCCCGCGGCGAACTCCGCCCCGGCGTCGACCGCCGGCTGGCCTTCGAGGCCCTGATGGGCCCGCTGCACACCCGCCTGCTGCTGACCCGCGAACCGCTGGACGACGCCTTCCTCCAGGGCACGGTGGACCTGCTGCTCGCGGGCATAGGCACCTGA
- a CDS encoding universal stress protein, with the protein MVSAPVLVGVDGAPAGLEAVAVAAREARMRGIGLRVVHAFFWPMMRVPLEPSSMGPPEGGLRNQAERYVAEAVAHAREVEPDVETEGAVVTGDTLPVLTEESRGAALAVVGSRGLGAFAGLLLGSTAVHLAAHGHCPVLVVRGAGDPPREGPVVAGVDGSRAGDAAIEFAFAQAAMRGTGIVAVHAWSPWKAEAPPPQDPAAPYASGAGDLAANEERLLAEALAGRQERYPDVPVDRRVLRGGPREALIEASREAALVVVGARGRGGFTGMLLGSVSQALLHHADCPVAVVRTESGRT; encoded by the coding sequence ATGGTGAGTGCACCGGTGCTGGTGGGCGTGGACGGGGCGCCCGCCGGTTTGGAAGCGGTCGCCGTGGCGGCGCGCGAGGCGCGGATGCGCGGCATCGGGTTGCGCGTCGTGCACGCCTTCTTCTGGCCGATGATGCGGGTGCCGCTGGAGCCGTCGTCGATGGGCCCGCCCGAGGGCGGGCTGCGCAACCAGGCGGAGCGGTACGTCGCCGAGGCCGTAGCGCACGCGCGCGAGGTCGAGCCCGACGTCGAGACCGAGGGCGCCGTCGTCACGGGCGACACGCTGCCGGTGCTGACCGAGGAGTCGCGCGGCGCGGCCCTGGCGGTCGTCGGCAGCCGCGGGCTCGGCGCGTTCGCCGGCCTGCTGCTGGGCTCGACGGCGGTGCACCTGGCGGCGCACGGCCACTGCCCGGTGCTCGTCGTACGCGGCGCGGGCGACCCGCCGCGCGAGGGCCCGGTGGTGGCGGGTGTGGACGGGTCCCGGGCCGGCGACGCGGCGATCGAGTTCGCCTTCGCACAGGCCGCGATGCGCGGCACCGGCATCGTCGCCGTACACGCCTGGTCGCCGTGGAAGGCCGAGGCCCCGCCGCCGCAGGACCCGGCCGCGCCGTACGCGAGCGGCGCGGGCGACCTGGCCGCGAACGAGGAGCGCCTGCTCGCGGAGGCGCTGGCGGGCCGTCAGGAGCGCTACCCGGACGTACCCGTCGACCGCCGCGTGCTGCGCGGCGGCCCCCGGGAGGCGCTGATCGAGGCGAGCCGGGAAGCGGCGCTGGTGGTCGTGGGCGCACGCGGGCGCGGGGGCTTCACGGGGATGCTGCTGGGCTCGGTGAGCCAGGCACTGCTGCACCACGCGGACTGCCCGGTGGCGGTGGTCCGGACGGAGTCGGGCAGGACGTGA
- a CDS encoding aminopeptidase P family protein encodes MTGDFAPFTADDYRARMRHAARAAADAGFAGLLVAPGPDLVWLTGYAPPAATERLTLLVLAPGADPVLVVPKLEAGDAARAAGGPALTLRDWTDGTSPYAVTAPLLDARGRYAVSDDTWALHLLGLQRELPDSAYVAFSDGLPMLRAVKDDAELARLAAAGAAADAAYEEIRKARFAGRKESEVAADLAALLRRFGHSRVDFTVVGSGPNGADPHHEAGARVIRDGDMVVLDFGGLVHGYGSDTTRTVHVGEPTAEEREIHDVVRAAQEAGFRAVRPGAACQDVDRAARRVIADAGYGGYFIHRTGHGIGTTTHEPPYMTEGEEQPLVPGMCFSVEPGIYLPGRFGVRIEDIVTVTATGGRRLNDTAREMAIVS; translated from the coding sequence ATGACCGGCGACTTCGCCCCGTTCACCGCCGACGACTACCGCGCCCGCATGCGGCACGCCGCCCGCGCCGCCGCCGACGCCGGGTTCGCCGGGCTGCTCGTCGCCCCCGGCCCCGACCTCGTCTGGCTCACCGGCTACGCGCCGCCCGCCGCCACCGAGCGGCTCACCCTGCTCGTGCTCGCCCCCGGTGCGGACCCGGTGCTGGTGGTGCCGAAGCTGGAGGCCGGCGACGCCGCCCGGGCGGCCGGCGGGCCGGCGCTCACCCTGCGCGACTGGACCGACGGCACGAGCCCGTACGCCGTGACCGCGCCGCTGCTCGACGCCCGCGGCCGCTACGCCGTCAGCGACGACACCTGGGCCCTGCACCTGCTCGGGCTCCAGCGCGAACTGCCGGACTCCGCGTACGTCGCCTTCTCCGACGGGCTGCCGATGCTGCGCGCGGTCAAGGACGACGCGGAACTGGCGCGGCTGGCCGCGGCCGGTGCCGCCGCGGACGCCGCGTACGAGGAGATCAGGAAGGCACGCTTCGCCGGCCGCAAGGAGTCCGAGGTCGCCGCCGACCTGGCGGCGCTGCTGCGCCGGTTCGGGCACTCCCGGGTGGACTTCACCGTCGTCGGCTCGGGCCCCAACGGCGCCGACCCCCACCACGAGGCCGGCGCGCGGGTCATCCGCGACGGCGACATGGTCGTCCTCGACTTCGGCGGCCTCGTGCACGGCTACGGCTCCGACACCACCCGCACCGTGCACGTCGGCGAACCCACCGCCGAGGAGCGGGAGATCCACGACGTCGTGCGCGCGGCGCAGGAGGCCGGCTTCCGGGCCGTACGGCCGGGCGCCGCCTGCCAGGACGTCGACCGGGCGGCGCGCCGGGTCATCGCCGACGCCGGCTACGGCGGGTACTTCATCCACCGCACCGGGCACGGCATCGGCACCACCACCCACGAGCCGCCGTACATGACCGAGGGCGAGGAGCAGCCGCTCGTCCCCGGCATGTGCTTCTCCGTCGAGCCGGGCATCTACCTGCCGGGCCGCTTCGGGGTGCGCATCGAGGACATCGTGACCGTCACCGCGACCGGCGGGCGGCGGCTCAACGACACCGCCCGCGAGATGGCGATCGTCTCCTAG
- a CDS encoding ABC transporter ATP-binding protein, translated as MLRICGLSAGYHGGTVLHDLDLDVPEGSVHAVVGHNGAGKTTLVHTVAGLLRPATGTVAIAGRDVTGRPAHRIARAGVGLVPQGRRVFARLTVAEHLRLAHRPPPDGAVGRPWTPERVLDLLPRLGERSAHRGTDLSGGEQQMLALARALLGSPRVLLLDEPTEGLAPVLVGQILDLVGTLAGEGLAVLLVSPSPASAAQCADTVTVLTSGRVTARLDGAAVRKDPADLHEALALTAH; from the coding sequence ATGCTCCGCATCTGCGGACTGTCCGCCGGCTACCACGGCGGCACCGTCCTCCACGACCTCGACCTCGACGTCCCCGAGGGCAGCGTGCACGCCGTCGTCGGCCACAACGGCGCCGGCAAGACCACCCTCGTGCACACCGTGGCCGGCCTGCTGCGCCCGGCCACGGGCACCGTCGCGATCGCTGGCCGCGACGTCACCGGCCGCCCGGCGCACCGCATCGCCCGCGCCGGCGTCGGCCTCGTACCCCAGGGCCGCCGGGTCTTCGCCCGGCTGACCGTCGCCGAACACCTCCGCCTCGCCCACCGCCCGCCCCCCGACGGCGCGGTCGGCCGGCCCTGGACGCCGGAGCGGGTGCTCGACCTGCTGCCCCGGCTCGGCGAGCGCAGCGCCCACCGCGGCACCGACCTGTCCGGCGGCGAGCAGCAGATGCTCGCCCTGGCCCGGGCGCTGCTGGGCTCGCCGCGCGTGCTGCTGCTGGACGAGCCGACGGAGGGCCTGGCGCCGGTGCTCGTCGGTCAGATCCTTGACCTGGTCGGCACGCTGGCGGGGGAGGGCCTCGCGGTGCTGCTCGTCTCGCCCAGCCCGGCGTCGGCCGCGCAGTGCGCCGACACGGTGACGGTGCTGACGTCGGGGCGGGTCACGGCCCGGCTGGACGGAGCGGCGGTGCGCAAGGACCCGGCGGACCTGCACGAGGCGCTGGCGCTCACGGCACACTGA